A stretch of Aedes aegypti strain LVP_AGWG chromosome 2, AaegL5.0 Primary Assembly, whole genome shotgun sequence DNA encodes these proteins:
- the LOC110675205 gene encoding putative histone deacetylase complex subunit cti6: MSEMNVKTAGKAGETSNGKSGDQISKNTEIPPSHPSCSYSKSPLDNQDPKTVITYEPNSCRTCNKADNSLMVQCDSCDDWHHFDCVGVTREVEQNSWNCCRCVTAAAYQKKSNPKLETLKSRKPKKVSTKTKEKKPCKSAKHSVDKKKAQKVDKVTTSGRQRSKVIEQEFGTTRTNKIPEVSSKSGKDKPVAGTKDAKSIMSTSSRRSERMVLEVQLKKLEAEQTLMEEEMKRKRELLERKFSLLEEIAEVASNRSVRSCVADDQQDPAEKVSSWLQDQETDESSRSDDSRSTSDTSEDSSVDDETSEEESSTGLPEDDSDESEQHRWSRANHVLH; this comes from the exons ATGTCCGAGATGAACGTGAAAACAGCAGGTAAGGCAGGTGAAACGTCTAACGGTAAATCAGGAGATCAAATCTCCAAAAATACCGAAATCCCCCCATCTCACCCCTCTTGCTCATACAGTAAATCTCCCCTTGATAACCAAGACCCAAAGACCGTAATCACGTACGAACCGAATAGTTGTCGTACCTGTAACAAGGCCGATAACAGCCTCATGGTCCAGTGTGACTCGTGTGATGATTGGCATCATTTTGACTGTGTAGGAGTGACCAGAGAGGTCGAACAAAATAGCTGGAATTGCTGTAGATGCGTAACCGCGGCGGCGTACCAGAAGAAGTCGAACCCGAAGTTGGAAACCCTGAAGTCACGGAAGCCCAAGAAAGTCAGCACGAAGACGAAGGAGAAGAAACCGTGCAAATCGGCCAAGCACTCCGTGGACAAGAAAAAGGCGCAGAAGGTGGACAAGGTGACTACGAGTGGTAGGCAGCGGAGTAAGGTAATTGAGCAGGAATTTGGTACGACGAGGACCAACAAAATACCGGAGGTCTCTTCGAAATCAGGAAAGGATAAACCAGTAGCTGGAACAAAGGACGCCAAATCAATTATGTCGACGTCATCAAGAAGGTCGGAGCGGATGGTGTTAGAAGTGCAGCTGAAGAAACTTGAAGCAGAGCAAACCCTCATGGAAGAAGAGATGAAGAGGAAGCGAGAGTTGTTGGAGAGGAAATTCAGTTTGCTGGAGGAAATAGCCGAAGTTGCATCGAACCGAAGTGTACGTTCCTGCGTAGCTGATGACCAGCAAGATCCAGCGGAAAAGGTGTCATCGTGGTTACAGGACCAAGAAACGGACGAAAGTTCACGGTCAGACGATTCAAGATCAACATCCGATACAAGTGAGGATTCGAGCGTTGATGACGAGACGAGCGAGGAAGAATCATCCACTGGACTCCCGGAAGATGACAGCGACGAGAGTGAA CAACATCGGTGGTCCAGAGCAAATCATGTCCTGCACTAG